In one Lolium rigidum isolate FL_2022 chromosome 3, APGP_CSIRO_Lrig_0.1, whole genome shotgun sequence genomic region, the following are encoded:
- the LOC124699742 gene encoding LOW QUALITY PROTEIN: calmodulin-interacting protein 111-like (The sequence of the model RefSeq protein was modified relative to this genomic sequence to represent the inferred CDS: inserted 3 bases in 2 codons) has protein sequence MSSKGKKKKPSASPQPSPRTPPSRAREAPGGCTLDLPSTAAAAAARYPALVPRGGAGCFAGTVADVVPRGGTHGAEGRLWLSEPAMVAAGLRPGCLVSVSLVASSNSLDAFPLDSLFEECNRFFDLDVNNDLMSNEAGMNFVTATVFPSREVQKNDIKLSWDLACMLGYPLAGRPLLISPLYTSQAQKQTDGGEILPVIKCSDLYLGLVPLKGVAESDSHPVRNAVVPESPKKIPSTPPRRNESHDAASNSGSSLCLDRATAKSALADDKINELLQTCASRWLSGRHLLKGNYVPLSMCGKLSMFIVLRAEIDGSALDVEHEKSNSLSNVEVPAKFVETPALFLVSRTTKVHLSDLSSSEELGLDKPVSPLEYFMSADTGNEDSNHDQRLGGLSEVSAKLKEMISFSLSDRIGLPRHGLHGLPRYKGLLLYGPPGTGXTSLASSCAYDLGANLFTVNGPEIVSQYHGESEQALYDIFTSAKQAAPAVIFIDELDAIAPARKDGGEELSIRMVATLLKLMDEIGRNDRVILIAATNRRESIDRALLRPGRFDQEIEIGVPSPGQRLDILRHLLIGVHHSLTSEEVESLAFATHGFVGADLAALCNEAALSALRRYILVKESSSQLLGDHATNAKKSNIREIDAPLGYEITSLSSSLSKLTMSTEDYPWTNKGNISESSKPDDKKDDLLLLVTNDDFEKAKMKVRPSAMREVMLELPKVKWEDVGGQARIKKQLIEAIQLPQKCPETFERLGIRPPRGLLMIGPPGCSKTLMARAVASEAKMNFLAVKGPELFSKWVGDSEKAVRSLFAKAKDNAPAILFFDEIDGLAVTRGHGNDGISVADRVLSQLLQEMDGLDQKIGVTVIAATNRPDKIDIALLRPGRFDRLLDVRPPDEADREDIFRIHTRSIPCSPDVDLNELARLTEGYTGADIKLVCREAAVAALDESFDIPEVGITHFKSAIDRVKPSDMKFYRELASRFSRFIDDTXKATLPIEDTEPAIS, from the exons atgtcttccaagggaaagaagaagaagccgTCGGCGTCCCCGCAGCCGTCCCCTCGCACCCCTCCCTCTCGCGCCCGTGAAGCTCCCGGCGGCTGCACACTAGACCTGCCGTccaccgccgcggcggcggcggcgcggtacccGGCGCTCGTGCCCCGCGGAGGCGCCGGTTGTTTCGCCGGCACCGTCGCCGATGTGGTCCCCAGGGGCGGCACCCACGGTGCCGAGGGGAGGCTCTGGCTCTCGGAGCCCGCCATGGTCGCTGCCGGGCTGCGACCTGGGTGCCTCGTCTCT GTGTCACTCGTTGCTTCTAGTAACAGCTTAGATGCCTTCCCACTTGATAGCTTATTTGAGGAGTGCAACAGATTCTTTGATCTTGACGTGAACAATGATCTCATGTCTAATGAAGCTGGGATGAACTTTGTGACTGCCACAGTTTTTCCTTCACGTGAG GTTCAGAAGAATGATATCAAGCTCTCCTGGGACCTTGCCTGCATGCTGGGATACCCTTTAGCAGGTCGTCCTTTGCTTATTAGTCCCCTATATACATCTCAAGCCCAAAAACAAACAGATGGTGGTGAAATTTTGCCGGTGATAAAATGCAGCGATCTGTACCTTGGTCTAGTTCCACTGAAAGGGGTGGCAGAGTCTGATAGCCATCCTGTAAGAAATGCGGTGGTTCCAGAGTCACCTAAAAAGATTCCTTCAACTCCTCCACGCAGGAATGAATCCCATGATGCTGCATCTAACAGTGGCTCTTCATTGTGCTTGGACCGAGCCACTGCAAAATCAGCACTAGCAGATGATAAAATTAACGAGTTGCTGCAGACTTGTGCGTCACGGTGGCTCAGTGGTAGGCACTTACTGAAAGGAAACTACGTTCCCCTCTCAATGTGTGGGAAACTATCTATGTTCATAGTTTTGCGCGCAGAAATAGATGGTTCTGCCCTGGATGTAGAGCATGAGAAAAGCAACTCACTATCTAATGTGGAGGTCCCTGCTAAATTTGTCGAAACCCCTGCTTTATTCCTTGTCAGCAGAACCACAAAAGTGCATCTTTCTGATTTGTCATCTTCAGAGGAGCTTGGGCTAGATAAGCCAGTGTCCCCATTAGAATATTTCATGAGTGCTGATACAGGAAATGAAGATTCCAATCATGATCAAAGGCTTGGTGGGTTATCTGAAGTGTCAGCAAAACTAAAAGAAATGATTTCATTTTCTCTGTCAGATCGAATTGGTTTGCCAAGGCATGGTTTGCATGGTTTGCCAAG GTACAAAGGTCTTCTTCTGTATGGTCCACCTGGAACAG AAACCTCTCTTGCTTCTTCATGTGCCTATGATCTGGGAGCCAATCTTTTTACAGTCAATGGACCAGAAATCGTTAGTCAGTATCACGGTGAAAGTGAACAGGCACTGTATGATATTTTCACTTCAGCTAAGCAAGCTGCACCTGCTGTG ATATTTATTGATGAATTGGATGCGATTGCTCCAGCCAGGAAGGATGGGGGCGAGGAATTATCTATTAGAATGGTTGCCACTCTGTTAAAACTGATGGATGAGATAGGCCGTAATGATCGTGTTATCTTGATTGCTGCTACAAATCGTCGTGAAAGTATTGATCGAGCATTACTACGCCCAGGAAGATTTGATCAAGAAATCGAAATAG GAGTACCATCTCCAGGACAGAGACTGGACATACTTCGCCACCTCCTAATTGGAGTTCACCATTCTCTCACTAGTGAGGAAGTTGAGTCACTTGCTTTCGCCACTCATGGGTTCGTGGGTGCTGATCTAGCTGCACTCTGCAATGAGGCTGCATTGAGTGCTCTTCGGCGTTATATCCTTGTAAAAGAAAGTTCAAGTCAACTACTTGGTGATCATGCCACTAACGCAAAGAAGTCTAATATTCGAGAGATTGATGCTCCTTTGGGGTATGAAATAACCTCATTATCGTCATCTCTCTCAAAGCTAACCATGTCAACCGAGGATTATCCCTGGACCAATAAAGGCAATATCTCAGAAAGTAGCAAGCCTGATGACAAGAAAGATGATTTGCTATTGTTGGTGACTAATGATGACTTTGAAAAGGCTAAAATGAAAGTTAGACCAAGTGCAATGCGTGAG GTAATGCTAGAACTTCCAAAAGTAAAATGGGAAGATGTTGGTGGTCAAGCCAGGATCAAGAAGCAGCTAATTGAAGCCATCCAATTACCACAGAAATGCCCAGAGACATTTGAACGCCTAGGGATCCGCCCCCCTAGAGGATTGCTAATGATTGGACCACCAGGTTGCAGTAAGACATTGATGGCTCGCGCTGTAGCTTCTGAAGCAAAAATGAATTTTCTCGCGGTTAAGGGTCCTGAACTTTTCAGCAAATGGGTTGGTGACTCCGAAAAGGCAGTGAGATCACTATTTGCGAAGGCGAAGGATAATGCACCTGCAATATTATTTTTTGATGAAATAGATGGGCTTGCAGTAACTCGTGGCCATGGGAATGATGGCATATCTGTTGCTGATAGGGTACTCAGTCAGTTGCTACAGGAAATGGATG GTTTGGACCAAAAGATTGGTGTTACTGTTATTGCAGCTACAAATCGTCCTGACAAAATCGATATTGCACTTCTGAGGCCAG GTCGTTTCGATAGACTGCTTGATGTGCGACCACCTGATGAAGCTGACCGAGAAGATATTTTCCGGATTCATACACGCAGCATTCCGTGCAGTCCTGATGTCGATTTGAATGAACTTGCTAGGCTAACAGAAGGCTACACCGGTGCCGACATAAAGCTTGTCTGCAGGGAAGCCGCTGTTGCTGCGCTTGAT GAGAGCTTTGACATTCCAGAAGTAGGAATCACACACTTCAAGTCGGCAATCGATCGAGTAAAGCCATCAGATATGAAATTCTACCGAGAACTTGCGTCACGATTTAGCCGATTCATTGATGACAC GAAAGCAACACTGCCGATAGAAGATACTGAACCTGCCATTTCATAG
- the LOC124703615 gene encoding uncharacterized protein LOC124703615 encodes MAASTLLRLLSPSAPSLHDPSPRIHPSLLACPTRRRRFLAARCSSSSPLLPPSPPLEFPLLPFQPAEVLIPSECKTLHLYEARYLALLEEALYKRQNSLVHFVLDPVLSSSSKDSFAVRYGCLVRIESVQKMDFGALVSIRGVCRVNIKNLLQMEPYLRGDVSPMMDKSSDDIDLDLRISKLRESMCNLHSLQMKLRVPEDEPLQTNIKSSLLWSEKDIFEEYDEKFIPGLPERLSFAAYQSVSGMSDEELLTLQKYKIKAMDSTDTLERLNSGIEYVEHNIGMIAARLAIQNI; translated from the exons ATGGCCGCCTCCactctcctccgcctcctctcccCGTCAGCGCCAAGCCTGCATGATCCAAGCCCTAGGATCCACCCTTCACTCCTCGCGTGCCCGACGCGCCGGCGTCGATTCCTGGCCGCCCGCTGCTCGTCATCGTCGCCACTgctgccgccatcgccgccgctcgAGTTCCCCCTCCTCCCATTCCAGCCCGCGGAG GTGTTGATTCCGTCTGAATGCAAGACTCTGCACTTGTATGAAGCAAGGTATCTAGCATTGCTAGAAGAG GCATTGTATAAGAGGCAAAATTCCCTTGTACACTTTGTCCTTGATCCAGTTTTATCAAGCTCTTCTAAGGATTCCTTTGCTGTAAGATATGGCTGTTTGGTGCGGATAGAAAGT GTTCAAAAGATGGATTTTGGAGCATTAGTGTCAATTAGAGGTGTATGCCGAGTGAACATCAAGAACCTTCTTCAG ATGGAGCCCTACTTGCGAGGTGATGTTTCTCCCATGATGGACAAGTCTTCGGATGACATCGATTTGGACCTGAGAATTTCCAAACTAAGGGAGTCCATGTGCAATTTGCACAGCCTACAAATGAAGCTGAGG GTGCCCGAGGATGAAccgctgcaaacaaacatcaaaaGTTCTCTACTTTGGTCTGAGAAAGATATTTTCGAAGAGTACGACGAAAAGTTCATCCCTGGGCTCCCAGAACGTCTCTCCTTTGCGGCGTACCAATCAGTTTCAG GTATGTCAGATGAAGAACTTCTTACCCTGCAAAAATACAAGATAAAGGCAATGGATTCAACAGACACTCTGGAAAGACTAAACAGTGGAATCGAGTACGTCGAACATAACATAGGTATGATTGCCGCGAGACTGGCAATTCAGAATATATGA
- the LOC124699741 gene encoding uncharacterized protein LOC124699741 — MAFMASGRVTMAPTRASFVTPRSFFNWGRGAKEADTPPPQFQYHDVELPFPMSLVAKTHLRGRELSCCYRATVDGFGATDFHRRCDFKGPCVVVGYTAGAGSVRFGGFSPEGYRSTDDYYDTLDAFLFYWPAADDDDDEAGPVVLPKVGGSGAALFDYARGGPQFGADGLLIGPPLTAVMGVFTGPDASVGVGDLRRARSRLGLSYARRPDGKESLFGDDSKADLDEVLVFCSPQIASMY, encoded by the coding sequence ATGGCGTTCATGGCGAGCGGCAGGGTGACGATGGCGCCGACCAGAGCAagcttcgtcactccccgcagctTCTTCAACTGGGGCAGGGGCGCCAAAGAAGCCGATACACCGCCGCCGCAGTTCCAGTACCACGACGTGGAGCTGCCGTTCCCCATGTCGCTCGTGGCCAAGACGCACCTCAGAGGCCGGGAGCTCAGCTGCTGCTACAGGGCCACCGTGGACGGCTTCGGCGCGACGGACTTCCACCGGCGGTGCGACTTCAAGGGCCCCTGCGTCGTCGTCGGCTACACGGCCGGAGCTGGCTCCGTGAGGTTCGGCGGGTTCAGCCCGGAGGGGTACCGCAGCACGGACGACTACTACGACACGCTCGACGCCTTCCTCTTCTACTggcccgccgccgacgacgacgacgacgaggcggggcccgtGGTGCTGCCCAAGGTGGGCGGCAGCGGCGCGGCGCTGTTCGACTACGCGCGGGGCGGGCCGCAGTTCGGCGCCGACGGGCTGCTGATCGGCCCGCCGCTCACCGCGGTGATGGGGGTGTTCACGGGGCCCGACGCCAGCGTGGGCGTCGGCGACCTCCGGCGCGCGCGGTCGCGGCTCGGGCTGTCGTACGCCAGGAGGCCGGACGGCAAGGAGAGCCTGTTCGGCGACGACTCCAAGGCTGACCTCGACGAGGTGCTCGTCTTCTGTAGCCCGCAGATCGCGAGCATGTACTAG